Within uncultured Methanobrevibacter sp., the genomic segment TTAACTTTTCATAAGTTTTTAAATCAATCATATAAGCCCTTTTTACAGTTCCATCTTTAATCAAAGGCTGTATTAACTGAGTAACATATCTGCGAGATATTCCCAATTTCTCAGCAATTTCATCCTGAGTGGAAGGATTTTCATATAAAATTAAATCCAATATCTGTTTTAATGTTTCATCACGTTTACTCATATTACCACTATTTTTTATAATCATCTAACAAATCATTGGATTCGAAATGAATATCACCTGATGACCTGTTGATACCTTTACGAGGTTTATAATTATCAACAGGTTTATTTTCTCGAATATTCCCTCTAAATTTAACATCAGAATGTTGTTGATGGTCATTTCTAAATTTTTGAACCTTTTTTGGATATTCTTTTCTAACATTCTGGCCTGTACGAATAAGATCTTCTTTTTTATGATGAATACTCTCTTGAACATTATTATAAACAGGCCTTTTTTCAGAACGGCTTGTAATAATTTTAGCTTCATTCTCTGAATTAGTTGACAAATATAAAATCCTAACTATAACAAATGTGATTAATAAAAATGCAATAATAGCTATAGGCAAATCAAAATAGCTGAAAATAGGATTATATAACTCAGTAATAGAAAGTCCTGAATCAACAAATCCGCGAGCTAAAAATATCAAACCTACAATGATTAAAATTATACCATGTTCTTTTTTTACAAATTCTGGTTTTAGCACCCACGGATATGCACTGATAAACAGCAACGCTATTCCTAAAATCCTATATAAATTATTATCTGCTAAATTCTGAATGGACATATAGAAATTAACAAACCCATGTGGTAAAAATCCCATTTCTGCTAATAAAGCGAAAATTAATAATAATTGAATTAAAGCAATAACCGCCAGAGGGAACACATATGCAAGTTCCCATTCAAAATCTGATTTGAAATTTGCATTTGATACAGGGTTTTCAAGTGCTTCGGAAAGCATGTTATACAGAACAGATGAAATTACTGAACCAATAACAGTACCTGCAACTCCTAAAATAGAGGTTAGAATCGCAACAAATGCTGAAATACAACCTACTAAAATAAGTTTTTTATAATTCATAATTTTCACCTTATATTTTTTATCACTATATTATTTAGAAAAATGTATAATTTAAAGTTTTTGAATTGGTAAAAAAATAAGACTTTAAAAATTTTAAAAAAACAGAGCTTTAGGGGGGATTCGAACCCCCGACTTCCACCTTACCAAGGTGGCGCTCTACCGGCTGAGCCACTAAAGCAGTATCGAGAAAAAGTAAATATAAAATAGTGCAAGGGAAGGGATTCGAACCCTCGAAGGCCTATACCAGAGGATCTTAAGTCCTCCCCCTTTGGCCGCTCGGGCACCCTTGCATACAATATTGATATTGAACCCTATAGTATATAAACATTACGGTCAACATGTGAAATTTATACCAATCCATGATTAAATGAAAATAACCATAATGAAACAGATGACAAAATTAAAATCACAATGACCCAAATTACGATAAAAAGTTTTTTAGAATCTGATTCTCCCTTAATGAAGTATTTTTCACCTTTTTTATCGCTTGATCTTTCACGAGTATTTTTATAGTAATCATCATTTCTCAAATAATTATAAAACATCCTTGTAATAAAATAAAATATTACAAACATTACCATCCCAATTATAGGAATTAATCCACCATTAAAAAACATCACGGAAACAGATGAATATAAAAGACCTAAAAAAACAAATAATAATGCTGATAAAATTATTGAAATAGTTTTGTTAAATATCATTCATACACCTTTATACTAAAATATATAGTCAAACTTATATTAAAAGTTTAGGAAAGCCTAATAAATTCTTTTCTAAAAAACTATATAAATCTTAAAATAATTATATTTAATTATATTTCTTTTAAAAAAAATAAAATGGTGTATTAATTGAAAATTGATATGGAAGAATGTGGAGTCTGTGAAGATTGTATAGATGTATGTATGGAAGAAGCTATTTCAAGGAAAGCTTACACCATAATTATTGACCCTAACAAATGCGATAACTGTGGTGAATGTGTAGATGTTTGCCCCGTTGGAGCAATTTACGAAGATTAGTGATTATTATGAAGATAAAATTCACATTAATTGATTACCTCATAATCATTTTGGTAATTTGTGCGGTCATTTTTGCATTTATACATATTACAACCGACGACTCATCAAAAATTCAAAAAACTGCTTTTGATGCATCAACAATAAACAAACTATCTGAAACTTACTTGAATTATTATAAGGACGGAAAGGTAGTTAAATCTACTATCGACGGATACAATGCCACAAACGGTGAAAAAATCACAATAAACGGTACCGTGAAATGGGTAGATGAAGGTTCTGCCGTTAAAGTCTTAATAGAATCGGACAATAAAAATTATCTAGCAGGATTATACAAAAATGCCCCTAATGCAGACATACACATAGATAAGATATCTATTGAGACCGACGGAAGGGTTTATGACAATTTAACTGAATTTAAAATAAAACCTCAAAACATTACATCCTTAAACGATTTGAGAAAAAACATAACCAACAATAATTATGATATTTCAACAACAGTTGCTCTGGATTCATGGGACAACGCAAAAATGCAGGAACTTGAAAATACCCTTGAAATTCACAGCAAAAGATTTGCAATCAAACCTACAAACAATGAAATTGAAAATCAAATGGTTATTACAAAGGCAGATAAACAAACACTAGATGACGGAAATGCAATTTTGGGAAGTTTGAATGGAATAACTGATGGACTTACCATTAGAATTTATAATTGCAGCAATGCCGATTTGGAAAACATTAAAAATAACTATGAAGTTATAAATATTCGAAACTTTTAAGTTGTGAAATATATGAGTGTAATCTATTCCACATTAACTTCACTGATAAATAGAATAAGTGATGAATTTCACAAATCATTTTTATTTACTACAATATTTACCATTTTAGAGTTTATTGAAAATCAGTGGGTTAACAGCTTTTTTAAAAAGTTGTACCCCAGTGAAAACTTTTTAAACTTTTTAAACAAACATCAAATTCTTAAAAAACATATTTTTAATCCATTGATAGTGCTTTTTATCTTTGCAATATTCTTGCTTCTGGCACTTAACTCCGTTTCAAATAGTCTGGCAATAACTCTTATGCTGGCATTTGCGGGATATATCATAGGATCTGCAATAATCCCAAGATACTTTTTAAATGACAATCTTGAAAACATACTTCAGTTTAAAGAAAGAGACATGTATTCACTCGGATTTTGTTTAATATTAATCAGTGTCGTGTTTTTCTTCATAAGTGTTGCTTCAGTTGGAGGAATCCCACTTTTAAAGCCATCAATCAGATATTTATTAAAGCCCGTACTTACAATGCCTGTGTTTTTAATAATACCTGGAACATGTCTTGTTGCAAGTGCATATCTGAAGGAATTCCAAGATGGAAAAATCACCCGCTCACAGGCAAGATTCAGATTCATTTTATTGCTCGCAATTGACTGTGCATTTTTATTGCTTCTAGGTTATAGGACACCACTACTTGCAGCATTTCTCATCATAATTATCATAGGTTTCTATGGAAATATCGTTTCTCTTTGGGAAGTTGTTGTTGGAGCACTGATTGGTGTAGGTGCAATAATTGGAATTGGTTATTTTCGTTCACTTGGCGAGCTGACAATAACATCATCAACCAGTCCGATTTATACTCTGCAATCAAGAGCGGATTTTACCCTTCATGTGCTGAACTTACTTGATTTTATCGGAGGAAACTTCGGCCTAACTCATGGACATATGCTTGCAAGTTCAATTCCGGGAAGCGATTTAGGGCCTAGAATGATGGTCGGCAAACTCATTGCATGGAGAACCGAAGTAACAGTTACCCCAACGTTAATAGGTCAGATGGTAGTTGACTTCGGCAAAGTAGGAGTATTTGTGGAAATGGGCATTTTGGGATTCATTTTAGGAATCGGATTTAAACTGATGCAGATAACCAAAAATTTCTTCTATATTGGAATTTACTCACTGATTTTAACATATACAATTTTAGGCGTTGAAACCGGAATTTTAGACATCCAAGTTTTAGTATACTTTGCAATAGCTATTTTTATTTATTTAACAAACATCATAAAAACAAGAAATTAGACTCATTTTGACCTAAGTAGTAATACAATAAATTAAAAATAATACTAATTAGTATTACTTTAATAACCTTTATATACTTAAATTAAAGTAAAATATTAAATATCAAGCAACATAACGGATTTAAATAACATTATAATTTATAAAAGTCCAAATAAACTTGATATTACTAAAAACAACAAAAAATAATACTTATTAGTAATACTTGATATTTAAATAACAATGAAAAAAGTATTACTTTTAAATAAATGGAGGAATTAATTTGCATATACCTGACGGATTTATACCTATTGCACAATGTCTAGTATACTATGTGATATTAATCGTTGCATTATACTTCTCTGTGAAATGGGCAAGATCCAATTTAGATGAAAAACATATACCTCTCCTAGCAGTTCTTGCTGCAGGTATTTTTGCAATCATGTCCATGAACATGCCGATTCCATTCGGTACCAGCGGACACATGGTTGGAGGAGCTTTAGTAGCTATTGTATTTTTAGCTCCGGAAGCTGCAGTATTAGTATTTACTGTGGTTTTACTCATCCAAGCATTAATATTTGGAGACGGAGGAATTACTGCTTTAGGAGCAAACGTACTTAACATGGCAATCATTGGAGGAAGTGTTGGATTATACACCTTCAAAGGATTGAAAGGATTTATTGGAAACTACGCTGCAGCAGGTGTGGGAGCATGGCTTGCAACCGTAATTGCTGCATTAGCATGTGCTATTGAAATGGGTATTGCAGGAACATTCCCAATGAACATTGGTATCCCATCAATGGTATTATACCACTTCTTTATTGGAATAATCGAAGCAGTGTTAACTGTAATTGTTCTTGTAGCATTAGATAAATTTAGACCAGATTTACTAGCATGGAATGATGAAGGAGATGCGCAAAATGGATAAAAGAGATAAAACATTAATCGCAGTTGCAGCCATAATCTGCATTATAATCTGTGTCCTTTCACCATACATTGCATCTGGTGACCCCGACGGATTAGAAAAATCAGCTGAAGACTCCGGTCTTGAAGAAGATTTCGCAGTTGAAGAAATCAATGGTATTCCTGAGGCGGCGCTCCCTGATTATGCATTTGCAAGTGATCCTGAAAACCAACCGTTACAAATCGTGGCTCTGATAATAGGAGTATTTGTAACACTTGCTGTAGGATACGGAGTTGCATATGCTGTTAAACGTAGAAATTAAATTTTAATTTCTATATTTTTTCTTTTTTTTAAAAGTAATTGAAAATTATTAAAATAAACATAACACAATAATAATATATTACAAATTTTTAATATTAATGTAGTGAATAATAATGGTTGACATAACACAATTAATGAGATTTGATGATTTGGCATCAAAAAAAAGTCCCATACATAATCTGGAAGGACGCATAAAATTAATTTCCACTGTTTTTATCATATTAGTATGTGTTATCTCAAAGGAACTTTTTATCCCGATAATTCTGGAAATAATGTTATTGATTATACTTAAAATAGCTACATTATCATGTTGGGATTCTGCTAAAAGATTGCTGATGCTGCTTCCTTTTGGCGGAGCTATTATAATTTTTCAACCGTTTATTCAACCGGGCAATATAATCTGGAGCTATTCCTGGTTACATGTTACTGACGTGGGACTTAATTGGGCGATTTTGCTGTTAGCCCGTATGATTGTATCCTTAACAGCAATCATCATTTATTCATCAACAACCCCCCTGCAGGAAATGGCAAGCTCTTTTAGAAAATTAAAAATGCCAAGGGATTTGGCAATGATACTTTCAATCATGGTAAGGTTTTTATTTTTATTTGTCGATGAACTTGCAGCAATCAGAAAAAGCCAGAAATCCAGGAATTTCAATATCCACTCCAACAATACTCCTTACAAATGGAGAGTAAAGCAGGTCGGGTATACAATAGGAATGATGTTTTTAAAATCATATGAACAGGGGGAGCGAGTCCACAAAAGTATGGTGAGTCGTGGATTTTCAGATGCTTCCGAAATGTTTGATGAAAAGAAATCTCCTGAAAAAAGTGATTATCTATACCTGATTTCAATAATTGTTATAGTTATAATACTTGAAATCATCATATTCAAATACTCCGGACAATTAGGTTATATCGGAGAAAATCTAGCAATTAATTAGGTGGCAAATATGGAACATATTCATTTAGAAACAAAAAATTTGACTTATACATATCCTGACGGAACTCAGGCTTTAAAGAATGTTAATATCCAAATTAAGAAAGGGGAAAAGATAGCTATTATGGGACCGAACGGCGCCGGTAAATCAACACTGTTTTCCCACTTTAACGGTTTAACCGAGCCTACATCAGGACATGTTGAAGTAGATGGTGAAAAGATTGTTTTTGAACGAAATGAACTGCTTAAAGTAAGACAAAAAGTAGGTATCGTGTTCCAAGATCCAAATGATCAGTTATTTGCACCGACCGTTAAGGAAGATGTTGCTTTTGGACCAATGAATTTAGGTCTTGAATATGATGAAGTTAATGCCAGAATCACCGAAGCGCTTGAATTAGTAGGAATGAGCGGCTTTGAAGAAAAAACACCACACCACCTAAGCGGAGGTCAGCAAAAAAGAGTTGCTATTGCAGGCATTATA encodes:
- a CDS encoding 4Fe-4S binding protein, which codes for MKIDMEECGVCEDCIDVCMEEAISRKAYTIIIDPNKCDNCGECVDVCPVGAIYED
- a CDS encoding ATP-binding cassette domain-containing protein, which translates into the protein MEHIHLETKNLTYTYPDGTQALKNVNIQIKKGEKIAIMGPNGAGKSTLFSHFNGLTEPTSGHVEVDGEKIVFERNELLKVRQKVGIVFQDPNDQLFAPTVKEDVAFGPMNLGLEYDEVNARITEALELVGMSGFEEKTPHHLSGGQQKRVAIAGIIAMRPEIMILDEPTAGLDPEGVDKVLDILNDLNKEGISIVISSHDIEMVNQFADKIFVLYNGEIISEGDKHQIFSDKELLKKAHLKAPVTTEILYKLKENGLDVDTEKISIDETVEEILKVKKV
- a CDS encoding adhesin translates to MKIKFTLIDYLIIILVICAVIFAFIHITTDDSSKIQKTAFDASTINKLSETYLNYYKDGKVVKSTIDGYNATNGEKITINGTVKWVDEGSAVKVLIESDNKNYLAGLYKNAPNADIHIDKISIETDGRVYDNLTEFKIKPQNITSLNDLRKNITNNNYDISTTVALDSWDNAKMQELENTLEIHSKRFAIKPTNNEIENQMVITKADKQTLDDGNAILGSLNGITDGLTIRIYNCSNADLENIKNNYEVINIRNF
- a CDS encoding oligosaccharide repeat unit polymerase family protein gives rise to the protein MSVIYSTLTSLINRISDEFHKSFLFTTIFTILEFIENQWVNSFFKKLYPSENFLNFLNKHQILKKHIFNPLIVLFIFAIFLLLALNSVSNSLAITLMLAFAGYIIGSAIIPRYFLNDNLENILQFKERDMYSLGFCLILISVVFFFISVASVGGIPLLKPSIRYLLKPVLTMPVFLIIPGTCLVASAYLKEFQDGKITRSQARFRFILLLAIDCAFLLLLGYRTPLLAAFLIIIIIGFYGNIVSLWEVVVGALIGVGAIIGIGYFRSLGELTITSSTSPIYTLQSRADFTLHVLNLLDFIGGNFGLTHGHMLASSIPGSDLGPRMMVGKLIAWRTEVTVTPTLIGQMVVDFGKVGVFVEMGILGFILGIGFKLMQITKNFFYIGIYSLILTYTILGVETGILDIQVLVYFAIAIFIYLTNIIKTRN
- the cbiQ gene encoding cobalt ECF transporter T component CbiQ: MVDITQLMRFDDLASKKSPIHNLEGRIKLISTVFIILVCVISKELFIPIILEIMLLIILKIATLSCWDSAKRLLMLLPFGGAIIIFQPFIQPGNIIWSYSWLHVTDVGLNWAILLLARMIVSLTAIIIYSSTTPLQEMASSFRKLKMPRDLAMILSIMVRFLFLFVDELAAIRKSQKSRNFNIHSNNTPYKWRVKQVGYTIGMMFLKSYEQGERVHKSMVSRGFSDASEMFDEKKSPEKSDYLYLISIIVIVIILEIIIFKYSGQLGYIGENLAIN
- a CDS encoding PDGLE domain-containing protein translates to MDKRDKTLIAVAAIICIIICVLSPYIASGDPDGLEKSAEDSGLEEDFAVEEINGIPEAALPDYAFASDPENQPLQIVALIIGVFVTLAVGYGVAYAVKRRN
- the cbiM gene encoding cobalt transporter CbiM, which encodes MHIPDGFIPIAQCLVYYVILIVALYFSVKWARSNLDEKHIPLLAVLAAGIFAIMSMNMPIPFGTSGHMVGGALVAIVFLAPEAAVLVFTVVLLIQALIFGDGGITALGANVLNMAIIGGSVGLYTFKGLKGFIGNYAAAGVGAWLATVIAALACAIEMGIAGTFPMNIGIPSMVLYHFFIGIIEAVLTVIVLVALDKFRPDLLAWNDEGDAQNG